The following proteins are co-located in the Noviherbaspirillum sp. UKPF54 genome:
- a CDS encoding diguanylate cyclase, which yields MKVLLRKAITRKPRLNLGNEMGHARFRLICGVIFSAFMVLAHALGQIEDIRGTALALAAFNAFGLAWLGVVGASLFTFKARRIASILLDQALFALALYLGGAALAPVMWAPVLMAIGNGLRNGPSFARLSALSGACFLSLATWLSPFWHKLPLVAEGLVLSVLILPWYAHLLSAQIARDKRELKLRAAQYEFASRTDSLTGLLNRSGFFVALESLLADVGSKSIRGAVMLLDLDGFKAINDTCGHSAGDAALKEIGMRLMRYLSNGDRAARIGGDEFGIALVDTASHEEVEQLAQELVEAIAAIRVPGAPELRLGASIGICLLPDERFITSSAIMEETDRLMYQAKRAGKNRFRSSRASAAAEI from the coding sequence ATGAAGGTTTTGTTGAGAAAGGCAATCACGCGCAAGCCGAGGCTGAATCTCGGCAACGAGATGGGCCATGCGCGCTTTCGCCTGATCTGCGGCGTGATTTTTTCGGCGTTCATGGTGCTTGCGCATGCGCTGGGCCAGATCGAGGATATCCGTGGCACGGCGCTCGCCCTGGCGGCCTTCAATGCTTTCGGGCTGGCTTGGCTGGGCGTCGTCGGCGCTTCGCTGTTTACGTTCAAGGCGCGCCGCATCGCTTCGATCCTGCTCGACCAGGCGCTGTTTGCGCTGGCGTTGTACCTGGGCGGCGCCGCACTGGCGCCGGTAATGTGGGCGCCGGTGCTCATGGCCATCGGCAACGGGCTGCGCAACGGCCCTTCTTTTGCGCGCCTTTCCGCGCTTTCCGGCGCCTGCTTCCTGTCGCTCGCGACGTGGCTTTCGCCCTTCTGGCACAAGCTGCCGCTGGTGGCCGAAGGATTGGTGCTGTCGGTGCTGATCCTGCCGTGGTATGCCCATCTGCTGTCGGCCCAGATTGCGCGCGACAAGCGCGAACTCAAGCTGCGCGCGGCCCAGTACGAATTCGCCTCCAGGACCGATTCCCTGACCGGCTTGCTGAACCGCTCGGGCTTCTTCGTGGCGCTGGAGAGCCTGCTGGCCGATGTCGGGAGCAAGTCGATCCGCGGCGCGGTGATGCTGCTCGACCTGGACGGGTTCAAGGCCATCAACGATACCTGCGGACACAGCGCGGGCGACGCGGCGCTGAAGGAAATCGGCATGCGCCTGATGCGCTACCTGTCGAACGGCGACCGCGCGGCGCGCATCGGCGGCGACGAATTCGGTATCGCGCTGGTCGATACCGCTTCGCACGAGGAGGTGGAGCAGCTGGCGCAGGAACTGGTCGAGGCCATCGCCGCCATCCGCGTGCCCGGCGCCCCTGAATTGCGGCTGGGCGCGAGCATCGGTATCTGCCTGTTGCCGGACGAGCGCTTTATCACTTCCTCGGCCATCATGGAAGAAACCGACCGCCTGATGTACCAGGCCAAGCGCGCCGGGAAAAACCGCTTCCGCAGTTCCCGCGCGAGCGCCGCGGCCGAGATCTAG
- a CDS encoding nucleotidyltransferase translates to MESAISQSRPGDEPGADTAVFYRHVLETLNASTVPFLVGGAYALHRYTGVNRHTRDLDIFIRRSDLAAVSAALRQAGYDTELTFPHWLAKVRANGVYIDLIFSSGNAIAEVDDAWFEHASDDEVLGLPTRICPAEEMIWSKAFIMERERFDGADILHLLRARADQLDWQRLFRRFEPHWRILLVHLTLFGFVYPAQRALVPAAIMDELIERLRRETHSAAPQHAICLGTLLSREQYLNDVGQDGLRDGRATPLGNMSERDIAIWTEAIPRPNSH, encoded by the coding sequence ATGGAAAGCGCCATCTCGCAATCACGGCCCGGTGACGAACCCGGCGCCGATACGGCAGTGTTTTACCGGCACGTGCTCGAAACGCTGAATGCGTCGACAGTCCCGTTCCTGGTCGGCGGCGCTTACGCGCTGCATCGCTATACCGGGGTCAACCGCCATACCCGGGATCTGGACATCTTCATTCGCCGCAGCGATTTGGCGGCGGTGAGCGCAGCGCTGCGCCAGGCCGGCTACGACACCGAGCTGACGTTTCCCCACTGGCTGGCAAAGGTACGCGCCAACGGCGTGTATATCGACCTGATCTTCAGCTCGGGCAACGCCATCGCGGAAGTCGACGACGCGTGGTTCGAGCATGCCAGCGACGACGAGGTGCTGGGCCTGCCGACCCGGATCTGCCCGGCCGAGGAAATGATCTGGTCCAAGGCCTTCATCATGGAGCGCGAGCGTTTCGACGGCGCCGACATCCTGCACCTGCTGCGCGCGCGCGCAGACCAGCTCGACTGGCAGCGCCTGTTCCGCCGCTTCGAGCCGCACTGGCGCATCCTGCTGGTGCACCTGACGCTGTTCGGCTTCGTCTACCCGGCGCAGCGCGCGCTGGTGCCGGCGGCGATCATGGATGAGCTGATCGAGCGCCTGCGCCGCGAAACCCACAGTGCCGCACCGCAGCACGCCATCTGCCTGGGCACGCTGCTGTCGCGCGAGCAGTACCTCAACGATGTCGGGCAGGATGGCTTACGGGACGGGCGCGCCACGCCGCTCGGCAACATGTCCGAACGCGACATCGCGATCTGGACCGAGGCAATCCCCCGCCCCAATTCGCACTGA
- a CDS encoding GGDEF domain-containing protein, which yields MSAVFDNHAALPAARRSLAPPAPSFSAWLQGLSAGLPLAGGLRQALDDFLREMPGAGAPVLQSRVDMLLARAEARAAQRRVQELEAELARMRELVCEDQLTGSLNRRGLAAVLDRELARAARSNSPLCVALLDLDDFKKLNDTYGHCVGDAALKHLVRMAKDALRKTDVVGRFGGEEFMIVLPDTPLEDAISAMTRMQGALRSRPCLHDGTGVPLAFSAGVAQYDTGDEQETLVARADAALYRAKRAGKNRVVSA from the coding sequence ATGAGCGCAGTATTCGACAATCATGCCGCTTTGCCAGCCGCACGGCGCAGCTTGGCACCGCCCGCGCCCTCCTTCAGCGCGTGGCTGCAGGGCCTTTCCGCCGGCCTGCCGCTGGCCGGCGGCCTGCGCCAGGCGCTGGACGACTTCCTGCGCGAGATGCCCGGCGCCGGCGCCCCGGTGCTGCAGTCGCGCGTCGACATGCTGCTGGCGCGCGCCGAGGCCCGGGCGGCGCAGCGCCGCGTTCAGGAACTCGAAGCCGAGCTGGCGCGCATGCGCGAACTGGTGTGCGAGGATCAGCTCACCGGCAGCCTCAACCGGCGCGGCCTGGCGGCCGTGCTCGACCGCGAGCTGGCGCGCGCCGCGCGCAGCAACTCGCCGCTATGCGTGGCGCTGCTCGACCTGGACGATTTCAAGAAACTCAACGACACCTACGGCCACTGCGTCGGCGACGCGGCCCTGAAGCACCTGGTGCGCATGGCAAAGGATGCGCTGCGCAAGACGGACGTGGTCGGCCGCTTCGGCGGCGAGGAATTCATGATCGTGCTGCCCGATACCCCGCTCGAGGATGCCATATCGGCAATGACGCGCATGCAGGGCGCATTGCGCAGCCGGCCGTGCTTGCATGACGGCACCGGCGTGCCGCTCGCCTTCAGCGCCGGGGTGGCGCAGTACGACACCGGCGACGAGCAGGAAACGCTCGTCGCGCGCGCCGACGCCGCGCTCTACCGGGCCAAGCGGGCCGGCAAAAACCGGGTCGTCAGCGCGTAA
- a CDS encoding SOS response-associated peptidase translates to MCANYRPSTRDQLQQHFGVAPPDSEYQAEAFPASMAPLIRLPRADAVAGDRACALGMFGMVPHWADLKLARQTYNARTETVAGKPTFRHAYKHRQFCIVPVASFYEPSYESGKAERYEIAGADGEPLGIAGLWEARPADKDGLALLSFSMLTINADGHPLMQHFHKPGDEKRMLVILHPDQYDAWLTCEAQDAARFFERYPAERLVAHPAPRTGSRSGRGAQQETLPEL, encoded by the coding sequence ATGTGCGCCAATTACCGTCCTTCCACGCGCGACCAGCTGCAACAGCATTTCGGCGTGGCGCCGCCGGATTCGGAATACCAGGCTGAAGCGTTTCCGGCATCCATGGCGCCGCTGATCCGCCTGCCGCGCGCCGATGCCGTCGCCGGCGACCGTGCCTGCGCGCTCGGCATGTTCGGCATGGTGCCGCACTGGGCCGATCTGAAGCTGGCGCGCCAGACCTACAATGCCCGCACCGAAACGGTGGCCGGCAAGCCGACGTTTCGCCACGCCTACAAGCACCGGCAATTCTGCATCGTGCCGGTCGCCTCCTTTTACGAACCGTCCTACGAATCGGGCAAGGCCGAGCGCTACGAGATCGCCGGTGCCGATGGCGAGCCGCTCGGCATCGCCGGCCTCTGGGAAGCCCGGCCGGCGGACAAGGACGGGCTGGCGCTGCTGTCGTTTTCCATGTTGACGATCAATGCCGACGGCCATCCCTTGATGCAGCATTTCCACAAGCCCGGCGACGAAAAGCGCATGCTCGTGATCCTGCACCCGGACCAGTACGACGCATGGCTGACATGCGAGGCGCAGGACGCGGCGCGCTTTTTCGAGCGCTATCCGGCAGAGCGGCTGGTGGCGCATCCGGCGCCGCGCACCGGTAGCCGCAGTGGCCGCGGAGCGCAGCAGGAGACGCTGCCGGAGCTCTGA
- a CDS encoding HD domain-containing phosphohydrolase has translation MDWTTAKRRSLSARIAHRLGARLFPIRVYIGVLIIGLMLISGFCIGLYNYAENTQLLLKTGNVLFERARQATRLTVSNLFAPTQMLVNLLSQQQVTRAGTLQERLDNLPYLVEALNQHPPLSALYVGNERGDFFLVRPLRTEAQRIAWQAPIGTFYVVQHVDRSRVSAPVGTYLFFDAALRLIERRDEAGYHFDPRVRPWYRQAWANTAAVVTDPYVFYSTREPGMTVARRASGSVVGADITLAALTDLLVRVKMSPSAQLMLLDTDENVLAYSDAGATVTVENGVLRLPQLKALKQTVLMALLRQPEEGKVQAFEYRQEAWIGFADRFAVAGHPLLLAMAAPRAELLAHAERVRRNEAVLTIFILILATPVAWLASLWIARPLQRLADDARAVQAFDFGRPVERSWIREVDQLATSMGSMKSTISRFLDLSASLSSERHVPALLEKVLAESAGALHAAGGGIYLNEEVPESYALAVSHGAAPGLPREISLADAGPDGAGPGRFSRLCGAAIHIRGPLVSERPEGEGLSAVVPLFNHEGEAIGLLALFLARQSGPPSAEKIGFVTALSGTAAIAIEAQRLLEKRKALLQSLVELIATAIDTKSPYTGGHCQRVPVIAKMLAKAACDTDEGPFRHFSMDDDAWEALHLGAWLHDCGKVTTPEYVVDKATKLETLYDRIHEVRMRFEVLKRDAQIAYWQELAQGGHDGEAALARDLETALRALDEDFAFVAQCNVGGESMSDEQIARLRRIAQRTWVRTLDDRIGISRQEAERKARSPAPALPVTEPLLADRPWHLIRRLPQDIMPPDNPWGFKVNMPTYKYNQGEVYNLCVRRGTLSKEERYKIGDHVVQTYMMLSRLPFPPHLRSVPDIAGGHHEKLDGSGYPRRLHAEQMSLPMRMVAIADVFEALTAADRPYKPGKPLSETLALMARMRDERHIDADLFELFLTGGVYREYALAYLLPEQIDVSDITPFLH, from the coding sequence ATGGATTGGACTACCGCCAAGAGGCGTTCGCTCAGCGCCAGGATCGCCCACCGCCTCGGCGCGCGGCTGTTCCCGATCCGCGTGTATATCGGCGTGCTGATCATCGGCCTGATGCTGATTTCCGGCTTTTGCATCGGCCTGTACAACTATGCGGAAAACACCCAGTTGCTGTTAAAGACGGGCAACGTGCTGTTCGAGCGGGCGCGCCAGGCAACCCGGCTGACCGTGTCGAATCTGTTCGCGCCGACGCAGATGCTGGTAAACCTGTTGTCGCAGCAACAGGTCACCCGTGCCGGCACGCTGCAAGAGCGCCTGGACAACCTGCCGTACCTGGTCGAAGCGCTGAACCAGCATCCGCCGCTGTCGGCGCTGTATGTCGGCAACGAGCGCGGCGACTTCTTCCTGGTGCGCCCCTTGCGCACCGAAGCGCAGCGCATCGCGTGGCAGGCACCGATCGGCACATTCTACGTGGTGCAACACGTCGATCGCAGCCGCGTGTCGGCACCGGTCGGTACCTACCTCTTCTTCGACGCCGCACTGCGCCTGATCGAGCGGCGCGATGAGGCCGGCTACCATTTCGATCCGCGCGTGCGCCCCTGGTACCGGCAGGCATGGGCGAACACGGCGGCGGTGGTGACCGATCCCTATGTGTTCTATTCCACGCGCGAGCCGGGAATGACCGTGGCGCGCCGCGCCAGCGGCAGCGTGGTGGGCGCCGACATTACGCTGGCGGCGCTGACGGACTTGCTGGTGCGCGTGAAAATGTCGCCGTCGGCGCAACTGATGCTGCTCGATACCGATGAAAACGTGCTTGCCTATTCGGACGCCGGCGCCACCGTGACGGTCGAAAACGGCGTGCTGCGGCTGCCGCAGTTAAAGGCGCTCAAGCAGACGGTGCTCATGGCGCTGCTGCGGCAACCGGAGGAAGGAAAGGTGCAGGCATTCGAATACCGGCAGGAAGCGTGGATCGGCTTCGCCGACCGCTTTGCGGTGGCCGGCCACCCGCTGCTGCTGGCGATGGCCGCGCCGCGCGCCGAATTGCTGGCCCATGCCGAGCGCGTGCGCCGCAACGAGGCCGTGCTGACGATTTTCATCCTGATCCTGGCCACGCCCGTCGCCTGGCTCGCCAGCCTGTGGATCGCGCGCCCCCTGCAGCGCCTGGCCGACGATGCGCGCGCAGTGCAAGCCTTCGATTTCGGGCGGCCCGTGGAGCGCTCCTGGATCCGGGAGGTCGACCAGCTGGCGACTTCGATGGGCAGCATGAAAAGCACCATCAGCCGCTTCCTCGACCTGAGCGCGTCGCTGTCGTCCGAACGCCATGTACCGGCGCTCTTGGAAAAGGTGCTGGCCGAGTCGGCCGGCGCGCTGCATGCGGCCGGCGGCGGGATTTACCTCAACGAGGAGGTGCCGGAGAGCTATGCCCTGGCAGTGTCGCATGGAGCCGCGCCCGGGTTGCCGCGCGAAATTTCCCTGGCAGACGCCGGACCGGACGGCGCCGGCCCGGGGCGCTTTTCCCGGCTGTGCGGCGCGGCGATCCATATCCGCGGCCCGCTGGTGTCGGAGCGGCCTGAAGGCGAAGGGCTGTCGGCCGTGGTGCCGCTGTTTAATCACGAGGGTGAAGCTATCGGGCTGCTCGCGCTGTTTCTGGCGCGCCAGTCCGGCCCGCCGAGCGCGGAGAAGATCGGCTTCGTCACCGCCCTCTCGGGCACGGCAGCCATCGCGATCGAGGCGCAGCGCCTGCTGGAAAAGCGCAAGGCGCTGCTGCAATCGCTGGTCGAGCTGATCGCCACCGCCATCGACACCAAGTCGCCTTATACCGGCGGCCACTGCCAGCGCGTGCCGGTGATTGCGAAGATGCTGGCAAAGGCGGCCTGCGATACGGACGAAGGCCCCTTCCGGCATTTCAGCATGGACGACGACGCCTGGGAAGCGCTGCACCTGGGCGCCTGGCTGCACGATTGCGGCAAGGTCACCACGCCGGAATACGTGGTCGACAAGGCCACCAAGCTGGAGACGCTGTACGACCGCATCCACGAGGTGCGCATGCGCTTCGAGGTGTTGAAGCGCGATGCGCAGATCGCGTACTGGCAAGAACTGGCGCAAGGGGGCCACGACGGGGAGGCGGCACTGGCGCGCGATCTGGAGACAGCTTTGCGCGCGCTGGACGAGGATTTCGCCTTCGTCGCGCAATGCAATGTCGGCGGCGAATCGATGTCCGACGAGCAGATCGCGCGCCTGCGCCGTATCGCGCAGCGCACTTGGGTGCGTACGCTGGACGACCGCATCGGCATTTCACGCCAGGAAGCCGAGCGCAAGGCGCGCTCGCCCGCGCCGGCACTGCCGGTGACGGAGCCGCTGCTGGCCGACCGCCCGTGGCACCTGATCCGGCGCCTGCCGCAAGACATCATGCCGCCCGATAATCCATGGGGCTTCAAGGTGAACATGCCGACGTATAAGTACAACCAGGGCGAGGTCTACAACCTGTGCGTGCGCCGCGGCACGCTGTCGAAAGAGGAGCGTTACAAGATCGGCGATCACGTGGTGCAGACTTACATGATGCTGTCGCGCCTGCCGTTTCCGCCGCATTTGCGCAGCGTACCCGACATTGCCGGTGGTCATCATGAAAAACTCGACGGCAGCGGCTATCCGCGCCGCCTGCATGCCGAACAGATGAGCCTGCCGATGCGCATGGTCGCCATCGCCGACGTGTTCGAAGCGCTCACCGCCGCCGACCGCCCCTACAAGCCCGGCAAGCCGTTAAGCGAAACCCTGGCGCTCATGGCTAGAATGCGTGACGAGCGGCATATCGATGCCGATCTGTTCGAACTTTTCCTGACCGGAGGTGTATATCGTGAATACGCGCTAGCGTATCTGTTGCCGGAGCAAATCGACGTGAGCGATATCACGCCGTTTCTTCACTGA
- a CDS encoding aldehyde dehydrogenase family protein — translation MSMNLSSQPLVPVSSLEESNPAQIGAVFDSQLETALRWRESTAAERIARIKKLRDAMLARREQFYEAFMQDYRKSPSEVEASELLPVMDEMRHAIGRVKRWMKPRRVWPTSTMLGTSAWVQHQPRGRVLIIAPWNYPLSLCFGPLVSALAAGNTVIVKPSEMTPAVSALMARILAEVFPTSEVALFEGGPATSQALLALPFDHIFFTGSPAIGKVVMAAAAKHLTSVTLELGGKSPTIVTEHADLAQAAETLMWGKFLNAGQTCVAPDYVYVHESVKDAFMAECRKVLQQRYGASAAEQKRSPDFTRIVNQRHTQRVAGLLSEATARGATVQAGGEVDVAQCYVAPTLLDRVPMDAGIMEEEIFGPLLPILGYSELDAVIADINARPKPLALYIWSRRQKEIDRVLARTSSGGACVNHCVMHFAHGELPFGGVNNSGIGSAHGHYGFMAFSHERAVLRATPLMLVKLFFPPFTKAKRRIIRSVTDTLRLPMV, via the coding sequence ATGAGCATGAACCTCTCCAGCCAGCCCCTTGTCCCTGTTTCGTCCCTGGAGGAAAGCAATCCCGCGCAGATCGGAGCGGTGTTCGACAGCCAGCTGGAAACTGCGCTGCGCTGGCGCGAGTCCACCGCCGCCGAACGCATTGCGCGCATCAAGAAATTGCGCGATGCCATGCTGGCGCGGCGCGAGCAATTTTATGAAGCGTTCATGCAGGATTACCGCAAGTCGCCGTCCGAGGTCGAGGCGTCCGAACTGCTGCCGGTGATGGACGAAATGCGGCACGCCATCGGCCGCGTCAAGCGCTGGATGAAGCCCAGGCGCGTCTGGCCGACCTCCACCATGCTCGGCACCTCCGCCTGGGTGCAGCACCAGCCGCGCGGACGGGTATTGATCATCGCCCCGTGGAACTATCCGCTTTCGCTGTGCTTCGGCCCGCTAGTGTCGGCGCTGGCCGCCGGCAATACCGTCATCGTAAAACCATCGGAAATGACGCCGGCAGTATCCGCGCTGATGGCACGCATCCTCGCCGAGGTCTTCCCGACCTCGGAAGTGGCGCTGTTCGAGGGCGGGCCTGCCACCTCGCAGGCGCTGCTGGCGCTGCCGTTCGACCATATCTTCTTTACCGGCTCGCCTGCCATCGGCAAGGTCGTGATGGCGGCGGCGGCCAAACACCTGACCAGCGTGACGCTCGAACTCGGCGGCAAGTCGCCCACCATCGTTACCGAGCACGCCGACCTCGCGCAGGCAGCCGAAACGCTGATGTGGGGCAAGTTCCTCAACGCCGGGCAAACCTGCGTGGCGCCGGACTACGTGTACGTGCACGAGTCGGTGAAGGATGCCTTCATGGCCGAATGCCGCAAGGTGCTGCAGCAGCGCTACGGCGCGAGCGCCGCCGAGCAAAAGCGCAGCCCGGACTTCACGCGCATCGTCAACCAGCGCCACACGCAGCGCGTGGCGGGCCTGCTGTCGGAGGCGACCGCGCGCGGCGCGACCGTGCAGGCCGGCGGCGAAGTCGACGTGGCGCAATGCTATGTCGCGCCTACCCTGCTCGACCGCGTACCAATGGATGCAGGCATCATGGAAGAAGAGATTTTCGGGCCGCTGCTGCCGATCCTCGGCTACAGCGAGCTCGACGCGGTGATCGCCGACATCAATGCCCGTCCCAAGCCGCTGGCGCTGTACATCTGGAGCCGCCGGCAGAAAGAGATCGACCGAGTCCTGGCGCGCACCAGTTCCGGCGGCGCCTGCGTAAACCATTGCGTGATGCACTTCGCGCACGGCGAACTGCCGTTCGGCGGCGTGAACAATTCCGGCATCGGCAGCGCGCACGGCCATTACGGCTTCATGGCGTTTTCGCACGAGCGCGCCGTGCTGCGCGCGACGCCGCTGATGCTGGTCAAGCTGTTCTTCCCGCCGTTTACCAAGGCCAAGCGCCGCATCATTCGCAGCGTAACCGACACGCTGCGCCTGCCAATGGTGTGA
- a CDS encoding glycine zipper 2TM domain-containing protein yields MKSMLQGFSTVARHASLSILFFGIFAAAPAAQAASCAGCGTVVSAHTYQQPAAQGSGVGMVTGAVVGGLLGNQVGGGNGRTLATVAGAVGGGYAGNVIEKRARSTTVTQVRVRMGNGAVRTFTERGARRWVAGERVRVHNGALVARA; encoded by the coding sequence ATGAAGTCAATGTTGCAAGGATTTTCCACAGTGGCGCGTCATGCCTCGTTGTCCATCTTGTTCTTCGGCATATTCGCCGCCGCACCTGCCGCGCAGGCGGCATCCTGTGCCGGCTGCGGCACGGTGGTATCCGCCCATACCTATCAACAGCCGGCGGCGCAAGGCAGCGGCGTGGGCATGGTGACGGGTGCGGTGGTAGGCGGCTTGCTTGGCAACCAGGTCGGCGGCGGCAATGGCCGTACCCTGGCGACCGTCGCGGGCGCCGTCGGCGGCGGTTATGCCGGCAACGTCATTGAAAAGCGCGCGCGCTCGACCACCGTCACGCAGGTGCGCGTACGGATGGGCAATGGCGCAGTGCGCACATTTACCGAACGCGGTGCCCGCCGTTGGGTCGCCGGCGAGCGTGTGCGCGTGCACAACGGCGCGCTCGTGGCGCGCGCTTGA
- a CDS encoding metallophosphoesterase yields the protein MISQESIRFAAVGDLHCRKESAGSLRNLFAQAAEAADALLLCGDLTDYGLPEETHVLVEEMAAARIPIVAVLGNHDFESGRQEEVQRILIEAGVRVLDGEACEIHGVGIVGVKGFAGGYGRGTLGPWGENSIKQFVNEALHEALKLESALAKLRTSQRIAMLHYSPIEATVKGEPVEIYAFLGTSRLEEPLIRYPVNAVFHGHAHRGSPEGKTVNNIPVYNVAKPLLQRSFPDRPPFRIIEIPKTEAGSV from the coding sequence GTGATTTCACAAGAATCCATTCGTTTTGCAGCCGTGGGCGACTTGCATTGCAGGAAGGAATCGGCAGGTAGCCTGCGCAACCTGTTTGCCCAGGCCGCCGAGGCAGCCGACGCGCTGTTGCTGTGCGGTGACTTGACCGACTACGGTTTGCCCGAGGAAACGCACGTGCTGGTCGAAGAAATGGCGGCGGCCAGGATCCCGATCGTCGCCGTGCTGGGCAATCACGATTTCGAGTCCGGCAGGCAGGAAGAGGTGCAGCGCATCCTGATCGAGGCCGGGGTGCGCGTGCTCGATGGCGAGGCCTGCGAAATCCATGGCGTGGGCATCGTCGGCGTCAAGGGTTTCGCCGGCGGCTACGGGCGTGGCACGCTCGGGCCGTGGGGGGAAAATTCGATCAAGCAGTTCGTCAACGAAGCGCTGCACGAAGCGCTGAAGCTGGAATCGGCGCTGGCCAAGCTGCGCACCAGCCAGCGCATCGCGATGCTGCACTATTCGCCGATCGAGGCGACGGTCAAGGGCGAGCCGGTGGAAATTTACGCCTTCCTCGGCACCAGCCGGCTGGAGGAGCCGCTGATCCGCTACCCCGTCAACGCCGTCTTCCACGGCCATGCCCACCGCGGCAGTCCGGAGGGTAAAACAGTCAACAACATTCCCGTCTATAACGTCGCCAAGCCTCTGCTGCAGCGCAGCTTTCCCGACCGTCCGCCGTTCCGGATTATAGAAATTCCAAAAACCGAGGCCGGCAGCGTGTAA
- a CDS encoding cation:proton antiporter, which translates to MQEQHALPYLRETLLFLALAGILIPLLQRWRVNQVLGFLAVGALLGPFGLGLWAHAVPWLGYLTVSRVEGVEALAELGVLFLMFMIGLELSAERLWALRRWVFGAGTAQVCLSAVIIGCLAYFFGNSLEAALVLGFVLSLSSTAVVMQLMAEQRSMNSPLGQAGFSILMMQDLAVVPLLILIGVLTSGQSEGLAALVTVTVAKSIGAIVLIYLIGRRVIRPLFRSFARQRQPDVFMALTLLSTLGIASLTASAGLSMALGAFLAGLLLAETEFKHEVEITIEPFRGLLMGLFFMSVGMAIDVREVIASPLWLPLSVIGLFTIKACVLAVLFRIGGFSWARAFEGGLLLGQGGEFAFIVVGYAMTTHLVAPPIGQFIMLVVSLSMFLTPLAARVGRAIGERWEQRHHEQAFGEAVLEAAGGRVIIAGFGRVGQMLAQLLSAQKIPYIAFENDARLVARLRAAGFPIYFGDAARAELLRKAHADLAPAIVLTMDHPASALNAVRGIRRELPHVQIFARSRDEKHARALKQAGATVVIPETLESSLQLSSFVLQTLGVSEGAAAHLVQRERERHIAELEGEAAP; encoded by the coding sequence GTGCAAGAACAACACGCCCTACCCTATTTGCGCGAAACGCTTCTGTTTCTTGCCCTCGCGGGCATCCTCATTCCTCTGTTGCAGCGCTGGCGCGTCAACCAGGTGCTGGGCTTTCTGGCGGTGGGCGCACTGCTCGGCCCGTTCGGGCTCGGCCTGTGGGCGCACGCGGTGCCGTGGCTCGGCTATCTCACGGTGTCGCGCGTGGAAGGCGTGGAGGCGCTGGCCGAACTGGGCGTGCTGTTCCTGATGTTCATGATCGGCCTGGAACTGTCGGCCGAGCGCCTGTGGGCGCTGCGCCGCTGGGTCTTCGGCGCCGGCACCGCCCAGGTGTGCCTGTCCGCCGTCATCATCGGCTGCCTCGCCTATTTCTTCGGCAATTCGCTGGAAGCGGCGCTGGTGCTCGGCTTCGTGCTGTCGCTGTCGTCCACAGCGGTCGTGATGCAACTGATGGCGGAGCAGCGCTCGATGAATTCGCCGCTGGGCCAGGCCGGCTTTTCGATCCTGATGATGCAGGACCTGGCGGTGGTGCCGCTGTTGATCCTGATCGGCGTGCTCACGAGCGGGCAAAGCGAAGGCCTGGCTGCCCTGGTGACCGTCACCGTGGCCAAGTCGATCGGCGCCATCGTGCTCATCTACCTGATCGGCCGACGCGTGATCCGCCCGCTGTTCCGCTCCTTCGCCCGGCAGCGCCAGCCGGACGTGTTCATGGCGCTCACGCTGCTGAGCACGCTAGGCATCGCCAGCCTGACCGCCTCGGCCGGCCTGTCGATGGCGCTGGGCGCCTTCCTGGCCGGGCTGCTGCTGGCCGAGACCGAATTCAAGCACGAGGTCGAAATCACGATCGAGCCGTTCCGCGGCCTGCTGATGGGCCTGTTCTTCATGTCGGTCGGCATGGCCATCGACGTGCGCGAAGTGATCGCGTCGCCACTATGGCTTCCGCTGTCGGTGATTGGCCTGTTCACCATCAAGGCATGCGTGCTAGCCGTGTTGTTTCGCATCGGCGGCTTTTCCTGGGCGCGCGCCTTCGAAGGCGGCCTGCTGCTGGGGCAGGGCGGCGAATTCGCGTTCATCGTGGTCGGCTATGCCATGACCACCCACCTGGTGGCGCCGCCGATCGGGCAGTTCATCATGCTGGTGGTCAGCCTGAGCATGTTCCTCACGCCGCTGGCCGCGCGCGTCGGGCGCGCCATCGGCGAGCGCTGGGAACAGCGCCACCATGAGCAGGCGTTCGGCGAGGCCGTGCTCGAAGCGGCCGGCGGACGCGTCATCATCGCCGGCTTCGGCCGCGTCGGCCAGATGCTGGCGCAGCTGCTGAGCGCGCAGAAGATCCCGTACATCGCTTTCGAAAACGACGCGCGGCTGGTGGCGCGCCTGCGCGCGGCGGGCTTTCCGATTTATTTCGGCGACGCGGCGCGCGCCGAACTGCTGCGCAAGGCGCATGCCGACCTGGCGCCGGCGATCGTGCTGACCATGGACCATCCCGCCTCCGCGCTCAACGCGGTGCGCGGCATCCGGCGCGAGCTGCCGCACGTGCAGATCTTCGCCCGCTCGCGCGACGAAAAGCATGCGCGCGCCTTGAAGCAGGCCGGCGCCACCGTCGTCATCCCGGAAACGCTGGAATCGAGCCTGCAATTGTCGTCTTTCGTGCTGCAGACGCTGGGCGTGTCCGAAGGCGCGGCCGCCCACCTGGTCCAGCGCGAACGCGAACGGCATATCGCGGAGCTGGAAGGAGAGGCCGCGCCGTAA